A window of Halopelagius inordinatus genomic DNA:
AGTCGGTCGCCGAGATGCGGACGAAGACGGGTTTCTCCTCGGGCCAGACGTCGCGGACCGCCCGCGTCACCTCGCGGACGAGGCGGGTTCGGTTCTCGAAGGACCCGCCGTACTCGTCGTCGCGGTCGTTCGTCACCGGCGAGAGGAACTCGTGGAGGAGGTAGCCGTGGGCGGCGTGAACCTCGGCTATCTCGAACCCCGCGTCGAGTGCGCGTTCGGCCGCCGCGCGGAACTGATCGATTACGGCGTCTACGTCCTCTCCGGTCATCTCCCGCGTGTCGGGCGCGTCACCGCCCTCGTACGGGTACGGGTCGTCGCTCGGCGCGAGAACCTCCCATCCGCCCTCGTCTTCCGGAACCGGGGTCGACCCCTCCCACGGGGGGTGTTTGCTCGCCTTGCGGCCAGCGTGCGCCAACTGAATCGCCGGAACGCTCCCCTGTGACCGGACGAAATCCGCGATTCCGGCGACGGCGTCGGCGTGGTCGTCCGACCAGATACCGAGGTCGCCGGGCGAGATGCGGCCGCGCGGCGACACCGCAGTCGCTTCCATCATCACGACGCCGGCACCGCCGACGGCGCGACTGCCGAGGTGGACGAGGTGCCAGTCCGTCGCGATGCCGTCCTCCGCGGAGTACTGACACATCGGAGACACCATCACCCGGTTCGGCAGTTCCGTTCGTCGGAGCGTCAACGGCGTAAACAGAGAGTCGGTCATCGTCGGCCGTTCGGACGACGTACTCAAACCCCTATCGGACGCGGAACTTCGTGCGGCATTGACCGTTACACGATATATTTCGAGACAATAACTGAATCAATACTCTCATATCGGCGCGTCTGTATCGCTCTCTCATGGCACCTACGGACGGTCGGGATTCGAGCGCCAGCGGTCCCGACGAATCGAACGCCACCGTCTTCGCGCACCAGACGTCTCCTGACCGAACGGTCTTTTCCGAACGCGGGAACCCGGACGGATGGATAGCGATCTCCGCGGACGTCGTCACCTCTCTGGACCGATAACGGACTCGATGGCGACCAGCGGCGGCGCGCGACGCGACCGAACGGGCGTCTCGCACAGCGGACGCATTCACTCCGTGACTTGTCGATTCACCGACTGAAAACTCGCGGCAGCGTCAAGTACGAACGCGTTCAAGATAGCCCGCTGGCTGTCAGCACAGTACTCACTGCCAGCGGTCGACCGGTTTGTCCGTCGCGGGACCGTGTCATGGCCCGCGACGATGGGTAGGGCGTCGGTCGCAACAGCCTCCGAGCGTTTTTCGCCTTCGGGCGGGAGACGAAACCCGAAGGGAAACGCTCTTTTCGTACACGCACGGATTTCTCGCATATGAGCGACGGGGACGACGAGACGCCCGCCGAAGAATCGTCCGGAGCCGAAGACACCGACGAGTCGGTCGCTATCACGCCCGATTCGCTCGACACGCGCCTGAGCGAGACGCGAGAGGAACTCGACGCCGCCGAAACCGAGTCCGACCTCGACGCCGTGGAGGCGAGACTCGACGACATCGAGACCGACCTCGAAGCCGCCCTGCCGGAGTCCGACGAGGACGACGAAGACGACGAGGACGCCGAGAACCCCCGCGAGGAACTCGAATCGACGCTCTCGGAACTTCGCGACGAACTCGAAGCAAAGCGCGGCCCGTACGCCTCGGACGTGGTCGACGACATCGAGTCCGCGCAGTCGAAGATTTCGGACACTCGCTGGACCGACCGCGGCGAGGGCGAAATCGTCGAGGTGGTCGAGTCGTTCGCCGCGGACGTAACCGAGATTCTCGACGCCTCCGTCTCCGTCGACGGAACCGACGAGTCCGACCTCACTTCGGCGCTCGACGAGGCCATCGCCGCCGTCGAAGCCGCGGCCCTCGACGCCGACGACGACGAGGAGACCATCGCGTCGCTTCTGGACGCGACGGACGACCTGGAGTCCGGACTCGAAGACGCCCAAGAGTGGGACGACTTAGAGACCAACGAGCAACTCCAAGCGCAGGGGTTCTACGACGTGCTCGGCCACTACAAGGACTTCCCGCCGGAGTGGGCCGCACTCAAAGAGTGGGAGAAGCGCGGCCGCGTCGACATGATTCTGCTCGCGAACGACAGCCTCCAGTCGGACTTCATGGAGCGACACTGCATGGAGGCTCTCATCCGACTCGGCGACCCCGAGGCGTTCGACGAGATGCACCAACTCGCCCAGCGCCGGGACAAGCGGGCGATCAAAGCGCTCGGAAAGATGGGTGAGGGCGCCCAAGAGGCAGTCGAGACGCTCGTCGAGTACGTCGACGCCGACTCGGACCCGCAACTCCAGAAGGTGACGCTGAAAGCCCTCGGCGAAATCGGCTCGCCGGACGCGACGCAGGCGATTGCGGACAAACTGGAGATGGAAAACGACGTCGTCCGTCCTCTCGCCGCGCGCGCCCTCGGACTCGTCGGCGACACGCGGGCCGTGAAACCGCTCTCGAACACGCTCGAAGACGACGAGAGCGACAACGTCCGGGCCGCCGCCGCGTGGGCCCTCCGACAGATCGGTACCGACGAGGCCCTCGAAACGGCCGCAGACTACGCCGACGACCGCTCGTTCCTCGTCCAAAACGAGGCCGAAATCGCCTCCGAGTGGCTCTCCTCGGAGGAGTCGGGAGCGACCGGAACCGGGAAGCCGACGGCGTAACCGACGCTCCGTCACCCCGCTTTTTTCCGCCCCGTCTCCGCTCTCCACCCGCGCGGCGCGCCGAACGTTCAAGTAGGATACCGGGACCACCTCCGCCGTGTCGCTCAGTCGCACCGCCTCGATGCTCGCCGTCTGCGTGCTGTGCTGTCTACTCGCGTCTCCCGTCGCCGCCGCGCCCCCGTCCGCGGAGACGGCGACGGACGGGGCGGCGGCCGCCGCGGCGAACGCCTCCGCCCGCCCGCCGTCGATTCTCGGCGCGTACCCGAATCCGCTGACCGACGGCGACGACGGCGAGTACGTCGTCGTCCGCGCGGGCGGGGCGTCGAACCTGACGCTCTCGGACGGCGAATCCACGGTCACTGTTCCGCCCGACGAGGGCGTCGTCGCTCTCTCGGCGGACCCCGCGCGGACGCGGACCCTCACCGACCGCCGCGTCGTCGCCGCGCGTCTCGGCCTGTCGAACGCCGGGGAGAGACTGGTTCTTCGGCGCGACGGCGTCGTCGTAGACGAGACGACGTACGGGCGCGCCCCGGACGCCGAACGCTGGAACGCGACCGAAAAGCGGTGGGTTCCGCGCGGTCTGACCCTCCGAGACGCAGTCTCGACCGGACCCGCGAACGCGACGGCGTTCGTTCTGCCCGACGACCCGAGCGTCGTCCGCGAGACGCTTCGGAGCGCCGACGACCGTCTCCTTCTGGCGGGGTATACGCTCTCCTCGCGGCGCGTCGCCGACGCACTCGTCGCCGCGAACCGCCGCGGCGCGGACGTTCGCGTCCTCGTCGAAGGGGGTCCCGTCGGCGGCGTCTCGACGCGACAGGCGGAGACGCTTGCGAGACTGGCGCGGGCGGGCGTCGCCGTCCGCGTCGTCTCCGGGCCGCGGGCGCGGTTCGACTACCACCACGCCAAATACGCCGTCGTCGACGGCAGAGCCCTCGTCTCGACGGAGAACTGGAAACCGAGCGGAACCGGCGGACGGGAGAACCGAGGGTGGGGCGTCCGCCTCGACGACGCGCGAACCGCGGAGGAACTGGCGGCGGTGTTCGAACACGACTTCGGCGGCGCGGACGCCGTCCCGTGGCGGCGGTACCGGCAGGGGCGGTCGTTCGTCGAGGCGTCGCCCTCCGGCGGCGACTTCCCGAGACGCGTCGCCGCCGAGTCCGTCGCAGTCGAGGAGGTTCGCGTCCTGACCGCACCGGGCAACGCCGGGTCCGAGGTGGTCGAACGGGTCGAGGAGGCAAATCGGAGTATCGACGTCCTCGCGCCGCGCGTGGACACGGACGGGCGGCTTTTCGACGCACTCGCGGGGGCGGCCCGCCGCGGCGTCAGCGTCAGGATACTGCTCTCGAACGCGTGGTACGACGAGGAGGCGAACGCGGCGGTGGTCAACCGGACGCGGACACTCCGCGAACGGGGGTACGACATCGAAGCGCGCGTCGCCCGCCCGGACGGCCGGTTCGGAAAGGTCCACGCGAAGGGCGCAGTCGTGGACGGCGAACGGGCGTTCGTCGGCAGTCTCAACTGGAACGACCACGCCGCGACGGAGAACCGCGAAGTCGTCGTCGAACTCGTCGGCGACGGCCCCGCGTCGTACTACGGGGCGGCGTTCGAGGCGGACTGGCGGGCGAGCGAACTCGGCGGCGACGACGGGTGGTGGGGGTCCGAGACGAAGACGACGGTGACGCTCGCTCTCGGCGCACTCTGTTCGCTGGGACTCGCGGCGTGGGTGACGAAGAAAACGGTTCGGTTCGAGACGTGAGCGGTTCTACGAGAGGTCGGTTTCGACGGACGCCTGCGAGGAGATCTCCTCGTCGATGTCGGCGTCGGCCATCTTCTCGACGAGACTGTCTATGACCTCCTCGCGCATCCCCTTGACGAACTTGATAGAGCCGACGACGAGGTGACCGCCGCCGGAGACGCCGCCGCCGACGACTTCCTCGTCGAGTTCGGCGACCATCCGCGGGATGTCGAGGCGGACGCCGTCCGAACGGAGCACGGCGAAGTCGGGTCCGTAGCCGATGGTGATGACGGGCTGGCCGAGTTCGTTCACCTTTCGGTCGTGGAGTTTGCCGGTGGTCTTGCCCGGCGCGGGGTAGGTAAACCGGTGCGCCCACTCGTCTAAGTCTATCTTGTAGAGGTGCGCACCGCTGTCGAGGCGTTCGTGTTGGAGGTGGGACTCCGCGGCTTCGAGTTGGCGCGTCACGTCGCGTTCGGCGCGGTCCGCGAGGAACGCGACGAGTTCCTCGTGGCGTTCGTCGTCGTCGCAGCCGACGTTCAACACGTCGTTGACGATGCTTTGACCGTCGCTGTAGCGGAGCCAGTGAGCCGCGTAGTCGAGCGCTTCGCCCACGTCAAGCAGTTGTTCGCGGTCGTAGCCCTCGTCTTCCGCGAGGGCGATGAACTCGGGCATCACCTCCGCCTTCGACCGGTCGGAGAGTCCGGCGACGGCGGGGACGTGGCGCAGACTGTCCGTGATGGTCGGGTCTATCATCCGCGCGAGCTCGACGCACATCATGCCGGTGGTGATGCGGTAGTCCTCGTCGTACAGGTACGGGTTGACGTGCGCGTCGAGAAGCGGTTCGACCGCCTCGGGGTCGGGGTGGTGGTGGTCGACGACGGCGATTGGCACGTCGTAGTGCGCGAGATTCTCGTAGGCGGGGACGTCCTCTTCGGTCGACCCGTTGTCGAGCATGAGGAGGAGGGGGAGTTTCTGACCGTGGCGCGCGCGGCCTTCGAGCGCGAAGTTCAGGTCGCGGGTCACGTCCTCCATCTCGTAGAACGGGGCCTTCGAGGGGAGTCGCTTGAACAGGTGCCGCGGCGCGTCGGGGTCGTCGTGAACCTCGGCGATGAGGTTCTCCAGTGCGAGTTGGACCGGAACCGAGGCGCACATGCCGTCGCCGTCCGCGTGGTGGCGGACTCGAATCGGTCGGCCTTCGAGGACGGTCCGGCGGAGCAGACGCGCCACCTCGCGCAGGTCGTCGCGGAGTTTCTCGAAGGCGTCCCACTCCACGAGGGGTTCTACTTCGGCCGGTTCCGCGCGGGACCGAAGCGCCCCGTCGATACGCCGTCGGACGTCCGCCGCGTCCTCGCCGTCGAGTTTCGCGAGCGAATCGACCTCCAACTGGAGGCTCTCCTCGTGGTTCTCGACGCTGCCGCCGAGTCGGACGGCGTCGCCGAGTT
This region includes:
- a CDS encoding DHH family phosphoesterase, with protein sequence MTLENAGDSGGESGPDSDAESRPVVYDLAPNCTLDDTEVDARYHAVVNGVVEYGIFVDVSDEVSGLVHESNLDRTYEVGDRLIVSLDEVKENGDVAFSSVDPDDYRTIVVEHDHDITSIADLSSGDSVHVEGTVAQIKQTGGPTIFRIVDESGIVSAAAFEEAGVRAYPNVELGDAVRLGGSVENHEESLQLEVDSLAKLDGEDAADVRRRIDGALRSRAEPAEVEPLVEWDAFEKLRDDLREVARLLRRTVLEGRPIRVRHHADGDGMCASVPVQLALENLIAEVHDDPDAPRHLFKRLPSKAPFYEMEDVTRDLNFALEGRARHGQKLPLLLMLDNGSTEEDVPAYENLAHYDVPIAVVDHHHPDPEAVEPLLDAHVNPYLYDEDYRITTGMMCVELARMIDPTITDSLRHVPAVAGLSDRSKAEVMPEFIALAEDEGYDREQLLDVGEALDYAAHWLRYSDGQSIVNDVLNVGCDDDERHEELVAFLADRAERDVTRQLEAAESHLQHERLDSGAHLYKIDLDEWAHRFTYPAPGKTTGKLHDRKVNELGQPVITIGYGPDFAVLRSDGVRLDIPRMVAELDEEVVGGGVSGGGHLVVGSIKFVKGMREEVIDSLVEKMADADIDEEISSQASVETDLS
- a CDS encoding phospholipase D-like domain-containing protein, whose product is MSLSRTASMLAVCVLCCLLASPVAAAPPSAETATDGAAAAAANASARPPSILGAYPNPLTDGDDGEYVVVRAGGASNLTLSDGESTVTVPPDEGVVALSADPARTRTLTDRRVVAARLGLSNAGERLVLRRDGVVVDETTYGRAPDAERWNATEKRWVPRGLTLRDAVSTGPANATAFVLPDDPSVVRETLRSADDRLLLAGYTLSSRRVADALVAANRRGADVRVLVEGGPVGGVSTRQAETLARLARAGVAVRVVSGPRARFDYHHAKYAVVDGRALVSTENWKPSGTGGRENRGWGVRLDDARTAEELAAVFEHDFGGADAVPWRRYRQGRSFVEASPSGGDFPRRVAAESVAVEEVRVLTAPGNAGSEVVERVEEANRSIDVLAPRVDTDGRLFDALAGAARRGVSVRILLSNAWYDEEANAAVVNRTRTLRERGYDIEARVARPDGRFGKVHAKGAVVDGERAFVGSLNWNDHAATENREVVVELVGDGPASYYGAAFEADWRASELGGDDGWWGSETKTTVTLALGALCSLGLAAWVTKKTVRFET
- a CDS encoding HEAT repeat domain-containing protein; this translates as MSDGDDETPAEESSGAEDTDESVAITPDSLDTRLSETREELDAAETESDLDAVEARLDDIETDLEAALPESDEDDEDDEDAENPREELESTLSELRDELEAKRGPYASDVVDDIESAQSKISDTRWTDRGEGEIVEVVESFAADVTEILDASVSVDGTDESDLTSALDEAIAAVEAAALDADDDEETIASLLDATDDLESGLEDAQEWDDLETNEQLQAQGFYDVLGHYKDFPPEWAALKEWEKRGRVDMILLANDSLQSDFMERHCMEALIRLGDPEAFDEMHQLAQRRDKRAIKALGKMGEGAQEAVETLVEYVDADSDPQLQKVTLKALGEIGSPDATQAIADKLEMENDVVRPLAARALGLVGDTRAVKPLSNTLEDDESDNVRAAAAWALRQIGTDEALETAADYADDRSFLVQNEAEIASEWLSSEESGATGTGKPTA
- a CDS encoding NADH:flavin oxidoreductase/NADH oxidase, with the translated sequence MTDSLFTPLTLRRTELPNRVMVSPMCQYSAEDGIATDWHLVHLGSRAVGGAGVVMMEATAVSPRGRISPGDLGIWSDDHADAVAGIADFVRSQGSVPAIQLAHAGRKASKHPPWEGSTPVPEDEGGWEVLAPSDDPYPYEGGDAPDTREMTGEDVDAVIDQFRAAAERALDAGFEIAEVHAAHGYLLHEFLSPVTNDRDDEYGGSFENRTRLVREVTRAVRDVWPEEKPVFVRISATDWLPDRESWDVEQSARLAPLLAEEGADLIDVSSGGIHPDQQVPDPGAGYQVPYAERVNEATDIAVGAVGGITEPEHADAIVRNGRADLAVVGREHLRNPYFTLEAAHELGEDVEWPVQYHRGTFD